From a single Streptomyces misionensis genomic region:
- a CDS encoding MFS transporter encodes MTTEAELTGSAAPAAPPQDIEEAAGAPAWGALLVVLAGLFITNLDFFIVNVAIPSLQRDMHATPAQIQLVAVTFTIGLAALLITGGRLGDLYGRRRVYSVGVALFTLASLACGIAPNMTELIVARAVQGAAAALVIPQVLGILNTAYTGKARVAAFNAYGLALGAAAVFGQLIGGLLIKADLFGWDWRTIFLINVPIGALVLLVTPKVVPESKAGDGRTGLDLLGVVLVTAGLVAVVLPLVEGREQGWPAWTWELLVASVPLLGLFWITQRRLAARDRSPLMSPSLFHDRSFSVGVVSILVYFSVMASFFLVLALYLQEARGTSALKSGLLFIPLGLGFFLSSVQAPKFAGRLGKQVLALGALTVAVGDVALAFTADRLDTTGAVAWCIPAMVVCGYGMGLVVAPLTSLVLERVAPQYAAAASGVFSTAQEVGNALGVAIIGVVFFDVAEDRPGAHGMAQAFSTSLLVQAGICVGAAALLQLLPNRSRSTAA; translated from the coding sequence ATGACCACCGAAGCGGAACTGACCGGCAGCGCGGCCCCGGCCGCACCGCCCCAGGACATCGAGGAGGCCGCCGGGGCACCCGCCTGGGGGGCCCTCCTGGTCGTGCTGGCCGGCCTGTTCATCACCAACCTCGACTTCTTCATCGTCAACGTGGCGATCCCCTCGCTCCAGCGGGACATGCACGCCACACCGGCGCAGATCCAGCTCGTCGCCGTGACCTTCACCATCGGCCTGGCCGCGCTGCTGATCACCGGCGGCAGACTCGGCGACCTGTACGGTCGCAGACGGGTGTACTCCGTGGGCGTGGCGCTGTTCACGCTGGCCTCGCTGGCCTGCGGCATCGCGCCCAACATGACCGAACTGATCGTCGCCCGCGCCGTCCAGGGCGCCGCCGCGGCCCTCGTCATCCCGCAGGTGCTCGGCATCCTCAACACCGCGTACACCGGCAAGGCCCGGGTCGCCGCGTTCAACGCCTACGGTCTGGCGCTGGGCGCGGCGGCGGTCTTCGGCCAGCTCATCGGCGGCCTGCTGATCAAGGCGGACCTGTTCGGCTGGGACTGGCGGACCATCTTCCTGATCAACGTGCCCATCGGCGCGCTGGTGCTGCTCGTCACCCCGAAGGTGGTGCCCGAGTCGAAGGCCGGCGACGGCCGGACCGGGCTGGACCTGCTGGGTGTGGTGCTGGTGACGGCCGGGCTCGTCGCGGTCGTGCTGCCGCTGGTGGAGGGCCGGGAGCAGGGCTGGCCGGCCTGGACCTGGGAGCTGCTCGTGGCCTCCGTGCCGCTGCTCGGCCTGTTCTGGATCACCCAGCGCCGGCTCGCGGCCCGTGACCGCTCCCCGCTGATGAGCCCCTCGCTCTTCCACGACCGCTCGTTCAGCGTCGGCGTGGTCTCCATCCTCGTGTACTTCTCGGTGATGGCCTCCTTCTTCCTGGTCCTCGCGCTCTACCTCCAGGAGGCGCGCGGCACCAGCGCCCTGAAGTCCGGGCTGCTGTTCATCCCGCTCGGCCTCGGCTTCTTCCTCTCCTCCGTGCAGGCGCCGAAGTTCGCCGGCCGGCTGGGCAAGCAGGTGCTCGCGCTGGGCGCGCTGACCGTGGCCGTCGGCGACGTCGCGCTCGCCTTCACCGCGGACCGGCTGGACACCACCGGCGCCGTCGCCTGGTGCATCCCCGCCATGGTGGTGTGCGGATACGGCATGGGCCTGGTGGTGGCGCCGCTGACCTCGCTCGTGCTGGAACGGGTGGCGCCGCAGTACGCGGCGGCCGCGTCCGGGGTGTTCTCCACCGCGCAGGAGGTCGGCAACGCCCTCGGTGTCGCCATCATCGGCGTCGTCTTCTTCGACGTGGCCGAAGACCGGCCGGGCGCGCACGGCATGGCGCAGGCGTTCAGCACCAGCCTGCTGGTCCAGGCCGGCATCTGCGTGGGCGCCGCGGCACTGCTGCAACTGCTGCCCAACCGGTCCAGGAGCACCGCCGCCTGA